Proteins from a single region of Apium graveolens cultivar Ventura chromosome 7, ASM990537v1, whole genome shotgun sequence:
- the LOC141672283 gene encoding uncharacterized protein LOC141672283 isoform X5, producing the protein MAKSLGFLHQGDTNPTFEAEEDTCLQYTSKKSESFVVAMERFSHLSSKNVSPNSRITCKLSRKGSGCEKEIYSNGSGCEKKMNSNADIEKAKIVDSSTPEKPILVTVGATNYPFDQQMHQHITITTPTTTNTTESKLYSKRNSFKRSSSWTIAPRRILFFFATLSSMGTILLIYLTLSMKTGCRDANSTAY; encoded by the exons ATGGCAAAGAGTCTGGGTTTTCTTCATCAGGGTGATACGAATCCAACCTTTGAAGCAGAAGAAGACACTTGTTTGCAATACACAAGCAAGAAGTCTGAAAGCTTCGTAGTTGCAATGGAACGGTTTTCTCATTTATCATCCAAAAACGTCTCACCGAATTCAAGAATTACG TGCAAGCTTTCAAGAAAAGGGTCAGGGTGTGAGAAGGAGATATACAGCAACGGGTCAGGCTGTGAGAAGAAGATGAACAGCAATGCTGACATTGAGAAAG CAAAAATAGTTGATTCAAGCACGCCTGAAAAGCCAATATTAGTGACGGTAGGAGCCACCAACTACCCATTCGACCAGCAAATGCATCAGCACATCACTATCACAACTCCCACCACCACCAACACAACGGAAAGCAAACTTTACAGCAAAAGAAACAGTTTCAAGCGCTCTTCTTCTTGGACCATTGCCCCAAGAAGGATTCTCTTTTTCTTCGCCACTTT GTCAAGCATGGGAACAATATTACTAATATACCTCACACTATCAATGAAAACTGGTTGTCGGGATGCCAACTCCACGGC
- the LOC141672283 gene encoding uncharacterized protein LOC141672283 isoform X1: MAKSLGFLHQGDTNPTFEAEEDTCLQYTSKKSESFVVAMERFSHLSSKNVSPNSRITLQCKLSRKGSGCEKEIYSNGSGCEKKMNSNADIEKEAAKIVDSSTPEKPILVTVGATNYPFDQQMHQHITITTPTTTNTTESKLYSKRNSFKRSSSWTIAPRRILFFFATLSSMGTILLIYLTLSMKTGCRDANSTAY; the protein is encoded by the exons ATGGCAAAGAGTCTGGGTTTTCTTCATCAGGGTGATACGAATCCAACCTTTGAAGCAGAAGAAGACACTTGTTTGCAATACACAAGCAAGAAGTCTGAAAGCTTCGTAGTTGCAATGGAACGGTTTTCTCATTTATCATCCAAAAACGTCTCACCGAATTCAAGAATTACG TTGCAGTGCAAGCTTTCAAGAAAAGGGTCAGGGTGTGAGAAGGAGATATACAGCAACGGGTCAGGCTGTGAGAAGAAGATGAACAGCAATGCTGACATTGAGAAAG AAGCAGCAAAAATAGTTGATTCAAGCACGCCTGAAAAGCCAATATTAGTGACGGTAGGAGCCACCAACTACCCATTCGACCAGCAAATGCATCAGCACATCACTATCACAACTCCCACCACCACCAACACAACGGAAAGCAAACTTTACAGCAAAAGAAACAGTTTCAAGCGCTCTTCTTCTTGGACCATTGCCCCAAGAAGGATTCTCTTTTTCTTCGCCACTTT GTCAAGCATGGGAACAATATTACTAATATACCTCACACTATCAATGAAAACTGGTTGTCGGGATGCCAACTCCACGGC
- the LOC141673506 gene encoding protein FAR1-RELATED SEQUENCE 5-like: MTITSRSESTIFVFDEYVQSSIGLKEFIENSQKALETQYLKEVKADYDTEQLERRLVLHSSLEMHASEIYTEEMFKRFQKELMKSTCYIVNSVKNNGTYMSKLYLVEKVTLPENCSRKYRVTVFMYEKIEYSCKKFEHSGMICKHIIRYLDKKQKIKIPESVIMGR; the protein is encoded by the coding sequence ATGACTATAACTTCAAGAAGCGAGTCTACAATTTTTGTTTTTGATGAATATGTGCAATCATCTATTGGTTTGAAGGAATTCATTGAGAACTCCCAAAAGGCTTTGGAGACACAATATCTGAAGGAGGTTAAAGCCGATTATGACACCGAACAATTGGAAAGGAGATTAGTTTTGCACTCGTCCTTGGAAATGCATGCATCCGAAATCTACACGGAAGAAATGTTCAAACGTTTTCAAAAGGAACTTATGAAAAGTACATGTTACATCGTGAACAGTGTCAAAAACAATGGAACTTATATGTCGAAACTGTATTTGGTTGAGAAGGTTACCCTGCCGGAGAATTGCAGTAGAAAATATCGAGTGACGGTTTTCATGTACGAAAAAATTGAATACTCGTGTAAGAAGTTTGAACATTCCGGGATGATTTGCAAACACATAATCCGTTATCTTGacaaaaaacaaaaaatcaaGATACCGGAAAGTGTCATCATGGGTAGATAG
- the LOC141672283 gene encoding uncharacterized protein LOC141672283 isoform X2 produces MAKSLGFLHQGDTNPTFEAEEDTCLQYTSKKSESFVVAMERFSHLSSKNVSPNSRITLQCKLSRKGSGCEKEIYSNGSGCEKKMNSNADIEKAAKIVDSSTPEKPILVTVGATNYPFDQQMHQHITITTPTTTNTTESKLYSKRNSFKRSSSWTIAPRRILFFFATLSSMGTILLIYLTLSMKTGCRDANSTAY; encoded by the exons ATGGCAAAGAGTCTGGGTTTTCTTCATCAGGGTGATACGAATCCAACCTTTGAAGCAGAAGAAGACACTTGTTTGCAATACACAAGCAAGAAGTCTGAAAGCTTCGTAGTTGCAATGGAACGGTTTTCTCATTTATCATCCAAAAACGTCTCACCGAATTCAAGAATTACG TTGCAGTGCAAGCTTTCAAGAAAAGGGTCAGGGTGTGAGAAGGAGATATACAGCAACGGGTCAGGCTGTGAGAAGAAGATGAACAGCAATGCTGACATTGAGAAAG CAGCAAAAATAGTTGATTCAAGCACGCCTGAAAAGCCAATATTAGTGACGGTAGGAGCCACCAACTACCCATTCGACCAGCAAATGCATCAGCACATCACTATCACAACTCCCACCACCACCAACACAACGGAAAGCAAACTTTACAGCAAAAGAAACAGTTTCAAGCGCTCTTCTTCTTGGACCATTGCCCCAAGAAGGATTCTCTTTTTCTTCGCCACTTT GTCAAGCATGGGAACAATATTACTAATATACCTCACACTATCAATGAAAACTGGTTGTCGGGATGCCAACTCCACGGC
- the LOC141673507 gene encoding protein FAR1-RELATED SEQUENCE 5-like: MNNVGGDNIDVDNVSSHNVDNVGGDNVDFDNVGGDNVGGHNVDDNVGGDNFDGEIVDDVKDEKNVEKMNHGFKRSNDVVPYVGKIFDILDDAEAFYRNYGRKEGFEIIIRNTHKRTNTNEPSYRLLICRKGGRVGATLLDFGKGKRVKEVIPRMNCGARMCVVHKVKMDKWQISSVDLEHNHKLVSPEKVQFFQRSLNIDPMTRSLIELFNKSRIETSKVMKFLSETKGGVENLGFSNQEGRNVICDIRRRVFDSGDAECGLLLIRELQENSFGNFFYRVDVDDENRVRGLVWVDPWSMNAYKNFGDVVTFDSTYRTNRYCMPFIPITGINHHYQNILFGFALVRDETEASYKWVLRTWLEAVDNKTPRTIITDQDIVLGNAIAEVIPMPQTKHTYCTWHISSKFPEKLSYLYTNYPEFKTEFNAHEYKSLTPTEFEGRWEQLVEKYC; encoded by the coding sequence ATGAATAATGTTGGTGGTGATAATATTGATGTTGATAATGTTAGTAGTCATAATGTTGATAATGTTGGTGGTGATAATGTTGATTTTGATAATGTTGGTGGTGATAATGTTGGCGGTCATAATGTTGATGATAACGTTGGTGGTGATAATTTTGACGGTGAAATTGTTGATGACGTAAAAGATGAGAAAAATGTTGAGAAAATGAATCATGGATTTAAGAGGAGTAACGATGTTGTGCCTTATGTCGGCAAGATTTTCGATATATTGGATGATGCAGAAGCATTTTATAGGAATTATGGTCGAAAAGAGGGATTCGAGATAATAATTAGGAATACTCATAAGCGAACAAACACAAATGAACCATCATACCGTTTGCTTATTTGTCGAAAAGGTGGAAGGGTAGGAGCGACGCTTTTGGATTTTGGTAAAGGAAAACGAGTTAAGGAGGTAATTCCACGAATGAATTGTGGTGCTCGAATGTGTGTCGTTCACAAAGTGAAGATGGACAAATGGCAAATTAGTTCGGTGGATTTAGAACACAATCATAAATTGGTGTCGCCGGAAAAAGTTCAATTTTTTCAAAGATCACTCAACATAGATCCTATGACGCGATCATTGATTGAGTTGTTTAACAAATCGAGAATTGAGACGAGCAAAGTAATGAAGTTTCTTAGCGAGACAAAGGGGGGTGTTGAAAATCTCGGTTTTTCTAATCAAGAAGGACGTAATGTCATATGTGATATTCGGCGCCGAGTGTTTGATTCGGGTGATGCGGAGTGCGGATTACTTTTGATACGAGAACTACAAGAAAATAGTTTTGGTAATTTCTTTTATCGGGTGGATGTAGATGATGAGAATCGTGTACGGGGTTTGGTGTGGGTTGATCCTTGGTCCATGAACGCGTACAAGAATTTTGGTGATGTGGTTACGTTCGATTCAACTTACCGGACGAATAGGTATTGTATGCCTTTCATACCTATTACGGGCATaaaccaccattatcaaaatatACTATTTGGATTTGCACTTGTAAGGGATGAGACTGAGGCATCGTATAAGTGGGTTTTGAGGACATGGTTGGAAGCCGTCGACAATAAAACGCCTCGAACAATTATTACTGATCAAGACATTGTATTGGGAAATGCCATTGCCGAGGTCATACCTATGCCACAAACAAAACATACATATTGTACATGGCATATAAGTAGTAAGTTTCCCGAGAAGTTGTCTTATTTGTACACAAATTATCCGGAGTTCAAGACAGAGTTTAATGCACATGAGTACAAGTCGTTGACACCTACAGAATTTGAAGGTAGATGGGAGCAATTAGTCGAGAagtactgttag
- the LOC141672283 gene encoding uncharacterized protein LOC141672283 isoform X4, whose translation MAKSLGFLHQGDTNPTFEAEEDTCLQYTSKKSESFVVAMERFSHLSSKNVSPNSRITLQCKLSRKGSGCEKEIYSNGSGCEKKMNSNADIEKAKIVDSSTPEKPILVTVGATNYPFDQQMHQHITITTPTTTNTTESKLYSKRNSFKRSSSWTIAPRRILFFFATLSSMGTILLIYLTLSMKTGCRDANSTAY comes from the exons ATGGCAAAGAGTCTGGGTTTTCTTCATCAGGGTGATACGAATCCAACCTTTGAAGCAGAAGAAGACACTTGTTTGCAATACACAAGCAAGAAGTCTGAAAGCTTCGTAGTTGCAATGGAACGGTTTTCTCATTTATCATCCAAAAACGTCTCACCGAATTCAAGAATTACG TTGCAGTGCAAGCTTTCAAGAAAAGGGTCAGGGTGTGAGAAGGAGATATACAGCAACGGGTCAGGCTGTGAGAAGAAGATGAACAGCAATGCTGACATTGAGAAAG CAAAAATAGTTGATTCAAGCACGCCTGAAAAGCCAATATTAGTGACGGTAGGAGCCACCAACTACCCATTCGACCAGCAAATGCATCAGCACATCACTATCACAACTCCCACCACCACCAACACAACGGAAAGCAAACTTTACAGCAAAAGAAACAGTTTCAAGCGCTCTTCTTCTTGGACCATTGCCCCAAGAAGGATTCTCTTTTTCTTCGCCACTTT GTCAAGCATGGGAACAATATTACTAATATACCTCACACTATCAATGAAAACTGGTTGTCGGGATGCCAACTCCACGGC
- the LOC141672283 gene encoding uncharacterized protein LOC141672283 isoform X3 — MAKSLGFLHQGDTNPTFEAEEDTCLQYTSKKSESFVVAMERFSHLSSKNVSPNSRITCKLSRKGSGCEKEIYSNGSGCEKKMNSNADIEKEAAKIVDSSTPEKPILVTVGATNYPFDQQMHQHITITTPTTTNTTESKLYSKRNSFKRSSSWTIAPRRILFFFATLSSMGTILLIYLTLSMKTGCRDANSTAY, encoded by the exons ATGGCAAAGAGTCTGGGTTTTCTTCATCAGGGTGATACGAATCCAACCTTTGAAGCAGAAGAAGACACTTGTTTGCAATACACAAGCAAGAAGTCTGAAAGCTTCGTAGTTGCAATGGAACGGTTTTCTCATTTATCATCCAAAAACGTCTCACCGAATTCAAGAATTACG TGCAAGCTTTCAAGAAAAGGGTCAGGGTGTGAGAAGGAGATATACAGCAACGGGTCAGGCTGTGAGAAGAAGATGAACAGCAATGCTGACATTGAGAAAG AAGCAGCAAAAATAGTTGATTCAAGCACGCCTGAAAAGCCAATATTAGTGACGGTAGGAGCCACCAACTACCCATTCGACCAGCAAATGCATCAGCACATCACTATCACAACTCCCACCACCACCAACACAACGGAAAGCAAACTTTACAGCAAAAGAAACAGTTTCAAGCGCTCTTCTTCTTGGACCATTGCCCCAAGAAGGATTCTCTTTTTCTTCGCCACTTT GTCAAGCATGGGAACAATATTACTAATATACCTCACACTATCAATGAAAACTGGTTGTCGGGATGCCAACTCCACGGC